GTCCAGCTCACACCTCCTCTTTAGCTGTCCCTTCGGACGCGCCGAGAGTCGTATGTTTGCCTTCTTTCCTCTGTACGGGGAGGAGATTCGCCAGCTGGAGACCCACTGGTAGGGAAAGAACTTCAGCAGGTCGCCCCGCGATCCATTCTTCTCTTGGCAGAATGCATACAAGTCTTTCCACCATAGGGTAATGGTATCAACAACACATTTCCCGTGTggctccatcttgtccagcagcttctgcccCCATTCAGGCAACTTCTCCAAAAAGAAGTCACCAACACACCCGACGCAGCGTTCCAGGACGCCGGAGCGATCACTGGCTTGTGAGTTAAATTGAGTGGCCATAATGTTGATGACCAGAAACGACGGCAGAGGGAAAGATTGTGTTATGACAATATGTATTGTGTGCACTAGTTGGTTCCAGAGGTCCAGTGAATGCAATGTATGCCGCTCGTTGAGAGagaaagggaagaagaaaagagggGGAAGAGAGAAAGGGAGGAGATATGGACAATACCCAGGGCAATTCTCGACGGCTGCGGCGGACGGGGGTAACAGTTGGCAATCGTGAGCGTCTAATTATTGTCGACCATACAGACACTCGCTGACAGCTGCCAGAAacatcatgtctggttcatggCTGTTTAAGTCAAGAGTCGTCGCCCGCTCCTTCCCTGCTTGAAATGGCTTGCGAGTCCGAAGGACGCAGAAGATGGCCATCATTCTAGGCTCCTTCCCCTTGGCGGGAAGTCAGGAGCCTTTGAACAAGAGAACGTTGTTGCATGTAGATCGCGTAGTATACAAAGCATCCGGAGATGTTTGCGTATATGCTCAGATATGTGCGTGTATGCTCAGATGTGTGCGTGTATACTCAGATGTGTGCGTGTATACTCagatgtgggcaaatatCTCGTCGTGTACGAAGGCATATTCCGCTGTGTGAGTGTATGCTTGGATGTGGGCGAATATCCAACTGCTTGGTACCTAAGTCTGCCCAGGTCCCATCAACCTTGGCCCTTTCAAATCTCCAATAGACCCAGGCTTGCTGGCGTCTCAGCCTGCTCCAGACGCATCTCAGGATCGTTCAGACCTGTCCCAGTCTTCTTCTAGGTCCAATAGAAGCAACCTCTCTCCACGAAGGGATAAGGATTTCAAAGCCTTGTGTAAGAGGTTAAAATTTAAATCATCCTCTCAAACTCTACAATGCCACCAACTCTTTTCACAGTCAGTAGATATCTCACCAGATGATGCTCGCAAAGCTCCAGGAGATCCCCGCAGAGACGTCAGCGCCAGCCAGCAAATTGGTCTTGTGATATTCGCACGACCATAACTGAGTTCAAACACGCAGTTCGTATCCTTTATTTCCCAGGTAGGCAGTCTTTGCCATGGACTGTGGAATCCAGATCcgtccacatccaagtaCGTCGAAACAGACTACTCGCAATGCCGAATCGCATCTTTCGCGAAATTCCGTACACCTCAAGCAGGCCATGGGTCATCAGATACTCTGTCACTCGCTGTCAACAGACGGGTTTGTTTGACCTCTGCCATGTTGTCGAGTCTTCTGTGGAGGGCAAATTGGCAGAAATGCAATAGCTACCTACCCTAGGCGCCCACAGCAAATTTGGAGACAAGGTTTCTAACTCGTATGATCGATGAGTTGGTCAGGAGAACTTGCTGTACTTGCACTGTCATGCAACCTTAATTGTTTGCAGTGGTTAGTACTTAGTTGAACAcgttgatcaaccagtgcAGGTTGAAGGTGCATGGAACCCATCCACGGTCATGTTTTGATGATCGAATCTTGAGACCCCACATTCGAAGCTGGCACCTGCCAGTGATCCACAACAAGCCGCAATCACATCGCAAGGCTCACAATTTCAACGCCTGCAAGTCACTCATCTGATGTTCAATCTCAGACACGCATTCGCTCTCAGCCTACTTTTTCCCGTCATCGTCTATATTGTGCCCTTACTATTCAATCTCTTCCCCTCAGCGCGGATCGAGTCTGCACAAAGCCCATCACTCGGCACACCAGAGACtccatcgtcatcttcctcaacatcatcctCAAACGTCGCATCCAATACCGCCGCAATGAGCGCCgcttcatcaacttcatccatCCGCAGAATGGCACCGTTGGTATTCCCTGCCGTGGGCCGCCATACCGCCaccgtcatcttcattcaCGGCCTGGGCGACACGGGACACGGATGGTCAGATGCAGTAGAAATGTGGAGGAAGCGTCAGCCCATGAATGAGATCAAGTTTATTTTGCCGCATGCGCCGCATATTCCCATTACCATGGTTAGCTATATCATTTCGGAGAATTTCCATTGGTTGATTCTGTAATTCCTAAGAGCTAAGATTGCTGACCTTTTTATCCCGATGTAGAATGCTGGTTTTCAGATGCCGGGATGGTTCGACATTGTAGGTCCCTCCTCATTACGCAGACACTGTATCGAAATGAAATCACAATATGCCGTGATTGCTAACTTTGCAACCCACAGAAATCCCTCTCTAAGGGCgagaatgaagatgagccTCGCATTTTGCAATCCCGCGAATATTTCCACGGCCTAATCCAGCAGGAGATCAAGGACGGTATTTCTGCCGATCGTATTATTCTGGGCGGCTTCTCTCAAGGTGGTGCCATGAGCATATTCGCCGGTCTCACAGCCCCAGTCAAGATTGGCGGCATTGTTGGTCTATCGTCGTGGCTTCTTTTGAACCAAAAGTTCAAGGAATGCGTCCCCGAAGGCGATATCAACAAAGACACGCCTATTTTCATGGGTCACGGCGACCGCGATCCTCTGGTACTCTATGATCTTGCTCAAGACAGCGAAAAGGCACTGAAGTCGATGGGTTACGGTGTTACTTTCAAGACTTACCGGTATGTATACCCCTAGATCTTGACGTTGCATCGTCGTGTGCAAGCTGCTTCCAAAATGCGAACATCGACCCCACAACATGCGGAAGATGGCATATGACTAACAGACCCTCCAGAGGAATGCAACATTCGGCCTGCCTGGAAGAGCTGAACGACGTCGAAGCTTTCCTCAAAGAGCGATTGCCACAGAAGGAAAACTAGACATAAACCGAACTTCCTGGCACGGGTTTGAGGCTTTTTTTGACGATTTCCGAACGAAACATTTCCAAGAGAGCATGAATATAGACCCTCGCAAATACAAACCTGTTCTGCAGATGCATGTCCCATTGACGATGACTGGATGTACATCAAGCCGAGTTGTTTGTTAGGTGAAAGAGCCGCCTATACTTTCACAAACCACACCATATGGGCACAATTGCCAGCCGGTTAATGGAATTGTGTCAACTCCGTTCGGGCTTCCCCAATTGCAGGTCGGCCGGCAACTGGATTACTTGTAACTTTCCGGCAATCCTGCCGAGTTTGGCCGGGACCTTCACTGACACCCACATCCTTTACAAGATCCCCAGCTCGGTACACCGCCAAG
The genomic region above belongs to Pochonia chlamydosporia 170 chromosome 2, whole genome shotgun sequence and contains:
- a CDS encoding acyl-protein thioesterase-1-like protein (similar to Metarhizium robertsii ARSEF 23 XP_007817400.1), which codes for MSAASSTSSIRRMAPLVFPAVGRHTATVIFIHGLGDTGHGWSDAVEMWRKRQPMNEIKFILPHAPHIPITMNAGFQMPGWFDIKSLSKGENEDEPRILQSREYFHGLIQQEIKDGISADRIILGGFSQGGAMSIFAGLTAPVKIGGIVGLSSWLLLNQKFKECVPEGDINKDTPIFMGHGDRDPLVLYDLAQDSEKALKSMGYGVTFKTYRGMQHSACLEELNDVEAFLKERLPQKEN